The nucleotide sequence TTATTTGGTTTACTGATTAATTTCTCAGATCACTAACTTCTCTTGGtttacttattaatttttctgtttttttttttttttttttttggtgaggaagattagccctgagctaacaccggttgctaatcctcttttttgctgaggaagattggcccttggctaacatccttgcccatcttcctctacttggtatgtgggacgcctgccacagcctggcttgataagcagtgcgcaggtccttgcccaggatctgaacctgccaaccctgggccgctgaagcagagcacatgaacttaaccactgtgccaccaggctggcccttagtTATGACTTGTAACAGATGTTTTTCAAATCCTTTGGAGCAATACTGGGAGACGAAGGTGGAGAGGTGGGAATGGGAGTtggaaaaggaaatattaaaaagagggaaagagggcAAAGTTTTTTAAGGGACATAGTAGTGGCATTGGCTCTACCCGCTACTCCTACCCCCAGCGAGAAGAGCATTGCACTTAGTGATatgtgaattaatttttaaatttttatcaacttattTTTTATACTCCACTTGGGTTTTCCTGATGCTGTCACCTCTGCTCTATGACTGGTAATTTTTTTGTATAAGCTCCTGTATCTCTGTGTGTCCCTCAACTCTTCCTCTTGGTTTTGGTCCCTCTCCCAGACCATCCATTCCCTAAGTGAGACGTTGGCCATGTCCATTAGAGGAGAAATGCCAGATAAGGGGAACGGTAATTATGTCTATTATGTCTGGATGGGAGTTATCTTTCTACTCCCATCCCCTGCGTGCCCCATTGTGGGCATGTATTCCCACAGGACTGTTTTGTGGGTCAGAATGGAGGAGACTTGTAAGGATCCAAACTCAGGCCCTTTCCCCCTTGTTCAGTAGCCTCTTTAGAAAGCTAGAATATACCATGAGCTGCCTTTCAGGAATAAGGAGGCACATAGTTAGGGTACTAAATAAGAATATACATTTtgagaattttgaaaattttgcaaAAGAGTTCTATAGTTAATGGATCCACTGTATTCATTATTAcccatttattctattttttactCCTATTGCCTTGCAGTATGGCTTTCTCcttcttttgaaatttcttttaaaaacctttccttcctttgatAGTATGTTTATCTTGAACATCCTTACCTCCATAGCTCTAATCTCAGGATGTACTTATACACTCATTTGTAAGCTTGTGATTAATTTCTATCTCCCCCACTAGACTCAAACTTTCTGAGAGCAGAGAAGATAATGTCTTCTTTTACCTAATTGTACCCTCACATGTTGAgcacagtgcgttggtgcacagtaggtgctcaggggCTATGCGTTGTATGAAAGGGTTGTCCCAttccttcccctttctctctgttACACAGTGCCGGGTCACGCCGGTCGACTGGTGTTCGGGTTCCTGAACGGCAGAGCCTGTGTGATGATGCAGGGCAGGTTCCACATGTACGAAGGCTACTCGCTCTGGAAGGTAAATCAAGGGTGTGAGTTCAGATGACTCTGTAACAAGGGGCAAAGAGCCGTCTATCCTATTACCTAGCTACCTGGTCTAGGTAGATTTTTGgtccccttctttctctttcatgatGTATAttgtgcatttctgtgtgggtgGCTTAGTGAAATTTTAAAGAACAGTTTGTGATCTTTCATCTTTTACTTCTAAGGTGACCTTCCCAGTGAGAGTTTTCTGTCTTCTGGGTGTGGACACCCTAGTGGTCACCAACGCAGCTGGAGGGCTCAACCCCAAGTTTGAGGTTGGAGATATCATGCTGATCCGTGATCACATCAACCTGCCTGGTTTCTCTGGTCAGAACCCTCTCAGAGGCCCCAATGATGAAAGGTGCGGATCTTGTTCCTTTGTTTATAGATGGGTAGGTTGTAAGGACTTGCCTGGGAATTAGCAGAAAGCTCATTGTATTCCATTAATCTGAGATAATCCAACCCGTGCCCTAGGTTTGGAGTTCGTTTCCCTGCCATGTCTGATGCCTACGACCGGGATATGAGGCAGAAGGCTCATGTTGTCTGGAAACAAATGGGGGAGCAGAGAGAGCTGCAGGAAGGCACCTATGTGACGCTGGCAGGCCCCAACTTTGAGACTGTGGCAGAGTGTCACCTGCTGCTGAAGCTGGGGGCAGATGCTGTTGGTATGAAGGGGAACGTGGCTGGAGGCTTGAAGAGGGAGGGATCTGGTAAAATAGGGATGGGCAGAAGTAAGAGACTGTAGAGCTGATGGTGGATTGAGAGAGGATCTGACTTGAAGGGACAGTGAATTAAACTGACTTGTAGAAACAGACTAAGGTAGTGAGGTTTGGTGTGTTGTCCCATCAGACCTCCCCACCCAGCATCAAGGGCTTTAACAGCTCTCATGCTAATGATCCTTCATTTGATAATTGTTTCTAAGGATTATTCTAACAAATATCATTATAGCCCCCTTCCGTACCTTAGCTGGAAGACGGAACTGCATCATTAGAACTGGCTTCACAATTGCTGCAGACAGATATGGAAATAAAGTATTGCAATGGTAATATTTGTAAGAAAAGTGTAAGGCCCTCTGAGGCCCCACTCCTTCAAGCAATACTGAACAACCTAAGCTCAACTCTAATTTAGCTGCTTCCTTGGATGTTTTGTGAGATGTCAAATTGTCAGTGAGGTGATGCATAGAGGTTAGGCCAAAGGGTGAGGACAAGAGTCACTTGAGGATCCTGACAGTTGGTGTCCCTCTTTCTCCCCATCAGGCATGAGCACAGTTCCAGAAGTGCTAGTTGCAAGGCACTGTGGACTTCGAGTCTTTGGCTTCTCCCTCATCACCAATAAGGTCATTACGGATTATGAAACCCATGAGAAGGCCAGTCATGAGGAAGTACTAGAGACCGGGAGACAAGCGGCACAGAAACTGGAACGGTTTGTCTCCATTCTTATGGCCAGCGTTCCACCTCCTCGCAAGGCCAGTTAACCAGCCCTGGAGTGGTTTGTCCTCTCCCTTATGGCATCCAAGTAGCTGCTACCTGCTTTGGCCCTTTGCTGCGTCCTGTGCCTCTGCCCTTAGGTAGTAGCAGACAAGAAAGAAAGACCCCTATCGTTCACCTTCCCCGCTTCTCTCAGCAGACCTTCTGGTGCTGGGTCCTCTTTTGCTCCATGGTCTTCTCAGAACAGTTCTTCCCCAAGAGCTGGAGCCCAAGCCCTCCCACACATCCATAGATATGCCCAGGATGTGACTTGCACCCTTGAACTTGGCTCAGTAACTGCTCTAGCTTTTTGAAATGATGCTCTCACATTCCTGGGGGCTCGGTTCTGAGTCCCCTAAAGCACAGGAGACCATGTAAGGACCATCCCAATGCCTCTTGGACTTTAATACTGTCATACTTtgagaataaagagaaagatGATATAATGTCTTCATTTTTTGTGTCATTTGGGATAAGGCTGGGACACAGGCCAAGACTGGTCTGAAGGGCCATGGGACCACACGTCTTGTGTGACTATCTGTGTCTCAGACAAGTAGCTACAAACTGAGAAGAGGTGGTACCTGAATGCaggaaaggggaaaggaaaggCAACCTGACGAAAGATAAAGACTTAGAAGATGTGGGGTTTGGCCccgtgggttagcggttaagtgcgcgtgctccactactggccgcccgggttcggatctgggcgcgcaccgatgcactgtttgtccggccatgctgaggtggcgtcccacatacagcaactagaaggatgtgcaactacgacatacaactatctactggggctttggggaaaaaaaggaggaagatgggcagtagatgttagcttagggctggtcttcctcagcaaaaagaggattggcatggatcttagctcagggctgatcttcctcaaaaaaaaaaaaaattagaagatgaTAAGGTAGGGAGGGCTAGCTTCTGGCACAGGATGGCCACTTCCCTCACACCAGTCTGCCCCTGTGCTTTTCCCTCTGATCGTTTCACGCCTTGTCTGCTCTCTCATGAATATCTGACTAAGTTCACGGATCTCAGCTTCTGTTCATAGTTGCCACTTCCTTGTTAAGCCCTAATTATATTTCCTCTCGATTTCCTTCTCTCAGCTACTCTACCCTCTGCCATAACTAGTTGCAACTATACTCTCCCTCACCCTGACGGTGCAGCAGCACATAGGCCTTTTTCTGCTGTTGGCCACTGCACTGTTGGTTAGAGTCCTGCCAGCCTCAGGCAACCTGTGAAGTTGGCTGATACTCAGCTTCTTCTCTTTGAGCGCCATTTTCCATCCTATTGCTTCCTGTCTGCGCTCTAGTCTTTCTCTTCACTTTCGCTCGTTCAGAACCTCCCTGTGATGGGGCTCACAGGCATTGCCCTTTGTTGGCTCACTGCACTAGTTGTGCTTATCAACTTGCATTCAGCTGGCTGGCGTATTTGAAAACCACTCTACCCTCCCAGGCCTCTTTGCCTTTTGAGTCAGGGTAGTGGTGGATGAGCCTCTAATAGTGTGACATTTCAGTTATTACTAGTATAAAATGGAAGAGCCATTTTGCACAGAAAGCTTTTGAAAAGTCTTTCAAATCATCCTTTGTTTGGTAGCTAACCTGCTTCGCTGGGCCCACCACGGAGAAAAAGCGTCCCGGAGCGGCCTTGTCACCATTCTTTCATCAGTTCTTTCTACCTCCACCCAGCTCTAAAACCCGACCTGGACCTTTAGGCAATCTGCTAGAATCTGTCATTCGCCTCTGAGAGAGCTGGTTTAGAGGGAAGTACTGTGCATCCTTTAGATATAAACACAACTATAACTTGTTTATCTGTTGCGATTTCTTGTAGACAAttctttttaatcaagttgttaaATATCTCTGGATAACACTCTCAGCTCAGAAAATGTTAAattgagaatataaaaatattgtttGGTCTTTCCTCTCAAGTGCCTTACAATAGTAAGAGATAGATTTGTAAAGCTGTTAACTGTTCATATAAGGTAGTATAAAATAGGTACAAGTCACATGTGATGGGAGTCCAAAGTTCACACTGACCGTATACACTGGACCATGAGGTTTGGTTGTTTAGGGAAAGCTTCATAGAAAACTTTGAGCTTAGTCTCAAAGGATGGAAGGGAGGAAGATTTCACACCAGGGTGAGCCAAAGCACAGAGCTATGAAAAGTACTAGACATGTTCAGGCTCATAGTCACAACAGATGTGACTAGACCAGAGGACACGAAGGGCTCTAGTGAGATGTGGGCGAACAGACGTGGAGGTTAGAAGAGGGCTGCATCTGGTGCTTTGCTTTCTTACGCCTGATCTGCCCCTTGGTGAGGTGGATGGGGAACCGGGATGGTGCCACCTGAAAAATATGTCCCAGAGAGACTTGAGTGGAATATTTAAGGGCATTCTAGTTTTATACATTTAGTAAACAAGTTTACCCATTTACCCTGTAGTGGGTGTCATGTAGTTCATAATGAAATACTAGACTCAAGAAGATTATGCATTTGATGTCTTAATTCAAGAGTCTAACTccttaattcttttttgtgtgtgtgtgaggaagattagccctgagctatcatctgccaattctcctcttttgctgaggaagactggccctgggctaacatcctacCGATCTTCGTCCACTtgatgtgggacaccgccacagcatggcctcacacgcggtgggtcggtgcgcgcctgggatccaaacccaggctatcagcagcggagcgcgcgcacttaaccgctatgccacggggctgactGCTAACTCCTTAGTTCTAAGTTAAAGTACAAAAAGTAGATTTATACAAGTGCATATTACTATATTCCTGTTAGGGTATTAAATGTACCCCCGTgatgacagaaaagaaaactatacattCTTTATAGTCCAAACTAGGAGGTATGACAAGGAAAGTAGCTACAGGCAAGTAATAGTCATTTAATTATAGGTAATAT is from Diceros bicornis minor isolate mBicDic1 chromosome 5, mDicBic1.mat.cur, whole genome shotgun sequence and encodes:
- the LOC131405833 gene encoding purine nucleoside phosphorylase, which produces METEFTYEDYQTTAQWLLSHTEHRPQVAVICGSGLGGLADRVTQAQSFDYSEIPNFPRSTVPGHAGRLVFGFLNGRACVMMQGRFHMYEGYSLWKVTFPVRVFCLLGVDTLVVTNAAGGLNPKFEVGDIMLIRDHINLPGFSGQNPLRGPNDERFGVRFPAMSDAYDRDMRQKAHVVWKQMGEQRELQEGTYVTLAGPNFETVAECHLLLKLGADAVGMSTVPEVLVARHCGLRVFGFSLITNKVITDYETHEKASHEEVLETGRQAAQKLERFVSILMASVPPPRKAS